In one window of Brenneria goodwinii DNA:
- the ugpE gene encoding sn-glycerol-3-phosphate ABC transporter permease UgpE, with protein MIENRRGLDIFSHLMLVVGIVAVLFPLYVAIVTATLDNEQVFQTPMTLIPGTRLWENLRIVWQHGVANNTTPFGLMLFNSFVMALAITLGKITVSILSAYAIVYFRFPFRNLFFWMIFLTLMLPVEVRIFPTIEVVSQLHMIDSYAGLTFPLMASATATFLFRQFFMTLPSELLEASRIDGAGPMRFFFDIVLPLSKTNLAALFVITFIYGWNQYLWPLLIISDANLGTAVAGIKSMIASGDIATQWNQVMAAMLLTMLPPLLIVLLMQRWFVRGLVDSEK; from the coding sequence ATGATTGAAAATCGTCGCGGATTGGATATTTTCAGCCACCTGATGCTGGTGGTCGGCATTGTCGCCGTACTTTTCCCCCTGTATGTCGCCATTGTTACCGCCACGTTGGATAACGAGCAGGTGTTTCAGACACCGATGACGCTGATACCCGGCACCCGCCTGTGGGAAAATCTGCGGATCGTCTGGCAACACGGCGTGGCGAACAACACCACGCCCTTTGGGCTGATGCTGTTTAACAGTTTCGTCATGGCGCTGGCGATCACGCTGGGCAAAATTACGGTGTCCATATTATCCGCCTACGCCATCGTCTATTTTCGTTTTCCGTTCCGGAATCTGTTTTTCTGGATGATATTTCTCACGCTGATGCTGCCGGTAGAGGTGCGCATCTTTCCTACGATAGAAGTCGTTTCCCAATTGCACATGATAGACAGTTACGCCGGGCTGACGTTTCCGTTAATGGCATCGGCGACGGCGACCTTCCTGTTCCGGCAGTTTTTTATGACGCTGCCGAGCGAACTGCTGGAAGCATCGCGCATTGACGGCGCCGGCCCGATGCGTTTTTTCTTCGACATTGTTCTGCCGCTGTCGAAAACCAACCTGGCGGCGCTGTTCGTCATCACCTTTATCTACGGCTGGAACCAGTATCTGTGGCCGCTGCTGATTATCAGTGATGCGAACCTGGGAACGGCGGTGGCCGGGATCAAAAGTATGATCGCCTCCGGCGATATCGCCACCCAGTGGAATCAGGTGATGGCGGCGATGCTACTGACGATGCTGCCGCCTCTGTTAATCGTGCTGCTGATGCAGCGCTGGTTCGTTCGTGGTCTGGTTGATAGTGAGAAATAA
- a CDS encoding sn-glycerol-3-phosphate import ATP-binding protein UgpC encodes MACLKLQSVTKSYDGKTQIIHPIDLDVNDGEFIVMVGPSGCGKSTLLRMVAGLERTTSGDIYIDNQRVTDLEPKDRGIAMVFQNYALYPHMSVYDNMAYGLKIRGFGKTQIRQRVEEAARILELAPLLDRKPRELSGGQRQRVAMGRAIVREPAVFLFDEPLSNLDAKLRVQMRLELQQLHRRLKTTSLYVTHDQIEAMTLAQRVIVMNKGVVEQIGAPADIYRRPASLFVASFIGSPAMNLWPGKISDDGCRFEIGDALALPLPTAKSQWRGRKLTLGVRPEHIQLTTGEAGGIPLQVSTLELLGADNLAHGRWGEQNVIVRLSHEHCPAVGSTLWLHLPGSSWHLFDSQSGLRVE; translated from the coding sequence ATGGCATGTTTAAAACTTCAGTCCGTTACCAAGTCATATGACGGCAAAACGCAGATTATTCACCCTATCGACCTCGATGTGAATGATGGTGAGTTTATCGTGATGGTCGGCCCTTCCGGCTGCGGTAAATCCACGCTGCTGAGGATGGTTGCCGGGCTGGAGCGGACAACCAGCGGCGATATTTATATTGATAACCAGCGGGTTACCGATCTGGAACCCAAAGATCGCGGCATTGCGATGGTGTTCCAAAATTACGCGCTTTATCCCCATATGAGCGTTTATGACAACATGGCTTACGGCTTGAAAATTCGCGGGTTCGGCAAAACGCAAATTCGCCAGCGGGTGGAAGAAGCCGCGCGCATTCTGGAGCTGGCGCCGCTGCTGGATCGTAAACCGCGCGAATTATCGGGCGGGCAACGTCAACGCGTCGCGATGGGGCGCGCTATTGTGCGCGAACCTGCGGTATTTTTATTCGATGAGCCCTTGTCAAACCTGGACGCCAAATTGCGGGTACAGATGCGGCTGGAATTACAACAGCTGCATCGGCGCCTGAAAACCACCAGCCTCTACGTAACGCACGATCAGATTGAAGCCATGACGCTGGCTCAGCGCGTGATCGTGATGAATAAAGGCGTGGTCGAACAGATTGGCGCCCCGGCGGACATTTACCGCCGTCCGGCATCGCTGTTCGTCGCCAGCTTTATCGGATCGCCCGCCATGAACCTGTGGCCGGGCAAAATCAGCGATGACGGCTGCCGGTTTGAAATCGGCGACGCCTTAGCCTTGCCGCTGCCGACGGCGAAATCTCAGTGGCGCGGGCGCAAGTTGACGCTAGGGGTAAGACCGGAGCATATTCAACTGACAACCGGCGAAGCGGGCGGCATTCCGCTGCAGGTATCGACGTTGGAACTGCTGGGCGCGGATAATTTGGCGCACGGGCGGTGGGGTGAACAAAATGTGATTGTTCGCCTGTCCCATGAACATTGTCCGGCGGTGGGGTCGACACTTTGGCTGCATCTGCCTGGGTCGTCATGGCATTTGTTTGATTCGCAAAGCGGATTACGGGTGGAATAA
- the ugpQ gene encoding glycerophosphodiester phosphodiesterase, protein MITLWPYPAIVAHRGGGSLAPENTLAAIDVGASFGHKMIEFDAKLSQDGQIFLLHDDTLERTSNGWGIAGDLPWDRLTSLDVGSGYSKKFAGERLPLLSEVAKRCKQYGMAANIEIKPTTGHEQETGRQIALAARQLWQDHPIAPLLSSFSAPSLEAARQAVPELPRGLLLDEWDEDWQNLTRRLECVSIHLNHHLLTAERAALLKAAGLRILVYTVNQPERARILLNWGVDCICTDRIDLIGADFATG, encoded by the coding sequence ATGATAACGCTATGGCCTTATCCGGCTATTGTCGCCCATCGCGGCGGCGGTTCACTGGCGCCGGAAAACACATTGGCCGCGATTGATGTGGGCGCCAGCTTCGGTCACAAGATGATCGAATTTGACGCCAAGCTATCGCAGGACGGTCAAATCTTCCTGCTCCATGATGATACGCTTGAGCGCACCAGCAACGGCTGGGGGATCGCAGGCGATCTGCCGTGGGACAGACTGACTTCGCTGGATGTCGGGAGTGGGTACAGCAAAAAATTCGCCGGCGAACGGCTGCCGCTGTTATCGGAAGTCGCGAAACGCTGTAAACAGTATGGCATGGCCGCCAATATCGAAATTAAGCCGACCACCGGTCATGAGCAGGAAACCGGGCGTCAGATTGCCCTTGCGGCGCGTCAGCTATGGCAGGATCACCCCATTGCGCCATTGTTATCGTCGTTCTCGGCGCCGTCGCTGGAGGCGGCCCGACAGGCGGTTCCCGAGCTGCCGCGCGGCCTGCTGCTGGATGAATGGGATGAGGATTGGCAAAACCTGACCCGCCGGCTAGAGTGCGTATCTATTCATCTCAATCACCATTTACTGACGGCGGAACGGGCGGCGTTACTGAAAGCCGCCGGGCTGCGCATTCTGGTTTATACCGTCAACCAGCCAGAACGGGCCAGAATATTGCTCAACTGGGGCGTTGACTGTATCTGTACCGACCGGATAGATTTAATCGGGGCGGATTTTGCTACCGGCTAA